From one Geminocystis sp. M7585_C2015_104 genomic stretch:
- the rpmA gene encoding 50S ribosomal protein L27: MAHKKGTGSTRNGRDSKAKRLGVKRFGGQFVKAGNILVRQRGTKFYPGENVGRGSDDTLFALIDGVVKFEYKRGKRKKVSVYPVEAAA, from the coding sequence ATGGCACATAAGAAAGGTACTGGTAGTACGAGGAACGGCAGAGACTCAAAAGCCAAACGTCTAGGTGTCAAGCGCTTTGGCGGCCAATTTGTTAAGGCCGGTAACATCCTAGTACGTCAGCGTGGCACTAAATTCTACCCCGGCGAAAACGTCGGTAGGGGCAGCGATGACACTCTCTTTGCCCTCATTGACGGGGTAGTTAAATTCGAGTACAAAAGAGGTAAGCGTAAAAAAGTAAGTGTTTATCCCGTTGAAGCAGCGGCCTAG
- the rplU gene encoding 50S ribosomal protein L21, translated as MTYAIIELCGKQLKVEAGRYYEVDRIHQEVNSEITIDKVLLINHEDNIHVGQPYIEKATVKGTILSHYRGKKIIVYKMRPKKKTRKKRGHRQELTRVMIDSISLGEDILAAKPAQAQTQAA; from the coding sequence ATGACATACGCCATAATCGAACTGTGCGGGAAACAACTGAAAGTCGAAGCCGGTAGATACTACGAGGTAGACAGAATCCATCAAGAAGTCAACAGTGAAATCACCATTGATAAAGTACTTCTCATAAACCACGAAGATAATATCCATGTGGGACAGCCTTACATCGAGAAGGCTACAGTAAAAGGCACTATCCTAAGTCACTACCGCGGGAAAAAAATCATCGTCTACAAGATGAGGCCCAAAAAGAAAACCCGCAAAAAAAGAGGACATCGACAAGAGTTAACCCGTGTAATGATAGACTCTATTAGTCTCGGTGAAGATATCCTGGCTGCTAAACCCGCCCAAGCCCAAACCCAAGCAGCCTAA
- a CDS encoding D-alanyl-D-alanine carboxypeptidase — protein sequence MWIAELLGFLLSLFSPQSPQKPPVIPWHRAEIFQLDTTPDTRVQRVLQEYLDTLSSQGLSSSQQGIWVQSDWAIHANHRGKIPAPAASLTKIATTIAALKTWDLEHRFLTRIYTTGNIQEGVVKGDIIVEAGGDPLFVWEEAIALANRLEKLGIKRVEGDLIVVGHWQMNFQDNPLKSGEMLKQALNAQNWSPAIEKQYREIQESFSRPQIVIGGSVKTSNRKPGNSQLLLTHQSLTLREILRLMNVYSNNHIAEALARQMGGGAKIATIASTVAKVPQNEIILVNGSWLGEGNRISPRAAARMLMALDMMLEDTNYNLGDLFPVASIDYKGTIEHRKIPRGIPCKTGTLAVVSALAGVIPTAEKGKVYFAIVNYGNNLDNLRKQQDTFLQKLQQFWTIQPIIPNSPIDVKFGIRTPS from the coding sequence ATGTGGATTGCTGAGCTTTTGGGCTTTTTACTATCCCTATTTTCCCCCCAATCTCCCCAAAAACCACCAGTAATACCCTGGCACCGGGCGGAGATATTTCAATTAGACACCACCCCTGACACCCGAGTTCAACGGGTTTTGCAAGAATATCTGGACACCCTCTCCAGTCAGGGATTATCCTCTTCTCAACAAGGTATATGGGTACAATCAGACTGGGCTATTCATGCTAATCATAGGGGGAAAATACCCGCACCGGCAGCATCCCTCACCAAAATTGCCACCACCATCGCCGCGTTGAAAACCTGGGACTTAGAACATCGTTTCCTCACTCGCATTTACACCACCGGCAATATCCAAGAGGGTGTGGTTAAGGGGGACATAATAGTAGAAGCAGGAGGGGACCCCCTTTTTGTATGGGAAGAGGCCATAGCCCTAGCCAACCGCCTAGAGAAATTAGGCATAAAAAGGGTAGAGGGGGATTTAATAGTTGTGGGCCACTGGCAGATGAACTTCCAAGACAACCCCCTCAAAAGCGGCGAAATGTTAAAACAGGCCCTAAATGCCCAAAATTGGTCCCCCGCTATTGAAAAACAATACCGGGAAATCCAAGAATCTTTTAGCCGTCCCCAGATTGTCATAGGGGGCTCAGTAAAAACAAGTAACCGAAAACCCGGTAACTCTCAGCTGCTACTAACCCACCAATCCCTAACCCTGAGGGAAATACTCCGACTGATGAACGTTTATAGTAACAATCATATAGCCGAAGCCCTAGCTAGACAAATGGGAGGAGGAGCCAAAATAGCCACAATAGCCTCCACAGTGGCAAAGGTCCCACAAAATGAAATTATCCTAGTAAATGGTTCATGGTTGGGAGAAGGCAACCGCATTTCCCCCCGGGCGGCCGCTAGAATGTTAATGGCCCTAGACATGATGTTGGAAGACACTAATTACAATCTGGGGGACCTATTTCCTGTAGCAAGTATAGACTACAAAGGAACTATAGAACACCGTAAGATTCCCAGGGGTATACCCTGTAAAACTGGAACTCTAGCCGTAGTCAGTGCCCTGGCAGGGGTTATACCCACCGCAGAAAAAGGCAAGGTGTACTTTGCCATTGTAAACTACGGCAACAACCTAGATAACCTTAGAAAACAACAAGACACCTTCCTCCAAAAACTACAACAATTCTGGACCATTCAACCCATTATCCCCAACAGCCCCATTGATGTTAAATTTGGCATCCGCACCCCCAGTTGA